The following coding sequences are from one Paenibacillus tundrae window:
- a CDS encoding extracellular solute-binding protein: MKLLQKRWGKKSSSVLAVVTAFTLLLSACSSGSESASSTGGTGAGAKTTLKVEIFDRGNTPAGYTISDSYLTRFIQEKFGTPNNIDVQFVPVPRSEEVQKLNVLMASGSEVPDIVFTYDSGTFNRYAQQGGLTELTELIDQHGTNLKKLLGDETLAYGQYDGQQFAVPGKRLVLGKYASYVRQDWLDKLGLPAPQTAEELHATLKAFKEKDPGNMGSSLIPFGMSIASAQYEPLLWSFIEPLTEEQRYTLTQQLGSNDYPTLLPGFKEGLQYMNTLYNEGLMSKDFGLDKDKKKLWEDVSNGKVGFYSEDAGEIYISGTYKNLQTNQSDAVMTPIDAFQNSEGKFAKPAYAPNAMYVMIPKSSQNAENAMKYLDWMASGNNLFDLQFGVENENYELVDGVPLIKDDASPEISGRIYNAGDIAIIVNGKYVGDDKKNEEAYVVQVESKYRDDMRKSVAISNIDTIQPVRFPKPIEAEAKYGNGLRDKFQEFIVKTTIAKPADFEATYENMMKDYMASGGQAILDERTAAYNEMK; encoded by the coding sequence ATGAAGTTATTACAAAAACGTTGGGGTAAAAAGTCTAGTTCGGTTCTTGCAGTGGTAACAGCCTTCACTCTATTATTATCCGCGTGTTCGTCAGGGAGTGAATCCGCATCGTCAACAGGAGGAACAGGCGCGGGGGCTAAAACAACGTTAAAAGTAGAAATATTTGACCGTGGTAATACACCAGCGGGTTACACCATCTCAGATAGTTATCTAACCCGATTCATTCAAGAGAAGTTCGGCACACCGAATAATATTGATGTTCAATTCGTTCCGGTTCCACGCTCCGAGGAAGTACAGAAGCTTAATGTTCTGATGGCGAGTGGCTCAGAAGTTCCTGATATTGTATTCACGTACGATTCGGGCACGTTCAATCGTTACGCTCAACAAGGCGGGCTAACAGAGCTTACGGAACTGATTGATCAGCATGGTACAAATCTGAAGAAGCTACTTGGAGATGAAACGCTGGCTTACGGTCAATATGATGGTCAGCAGTTCGCAGTTCCAGGCAAACGTCTAGTGTTGGGTAAATACGCTTCTTATGTTCGTCAGGACTGGTTAGACAAGTTAGGCTTGCCTGCTCCGCAAACGGCAGAAGAATTGCACGCAACGTTGAAGGCATTCAAAGAAAAAGATCCAGGCAATATGGGGTCGAGCCTGATTCCCTTCGGGATGTCCATTGCCTCTGCACAGTATGAGCCGTTACTCTGGTCTTTCATTGAACCATTGACCGAAGAACAGCGGTATACATTAACCCAACAACTCGGTTCTAATGATTATCCAACACTGTTACCTGGTTTCAAAGAAGGTCTTCAATATATGAATACACTCTATAACGAAGGATTGATGAGCAAAGACTTTGGGCTCGACAAAGACAAGAAGAAGCTGTGGGAGGATGTATCGAACGGGAAAGTTGGTTTTTACTCTGAAGATGCAGGGGAAATCTATATCTCCGGCACTTACAAGAACCTGCAAACCAATCAGTCTGATGCTGTCATGACACCGATCGATGCATTCCAAAACTCAGAAGGTAAGTTTGCTAAACCAGCATACGCACCCAATGCGATGTATGTCATGATCCCAAAATCAAGCCAGAATGCAGAAAATGCAATGAAATATCTGGATTGGATGGCTTCGGGCAACAATCTGTTCGATCTGCAATTCGGTGTTGAAAATGAGAACTATGAGCTCGTAGATGGTGTGCCGTTGATCAAAGACGACGCTTCACCAGAAATCTCCGGTCGGATCTACAATGCAGGTGACATCGCCATTATCGTTAACGGGAAGTACGTTGGAGACGATAAGAAAAATGAAGAAGCCTATGTTGTTCAGGTGGAGTCGAAGTATCGTGATGATATGCGTAAATCAGTAGCGATCTCGAACATCGATACGATCCAGCCCGTACGTTTCCCTAAACCTATTGAAGCTGAAGCGAAGTATGGCAATGGACTAAGAGATAAGTTCCAGGAGTTTATCGTAAAAACAACCATTGCTAAGCCGGCCGATTTTGAAGCGACGTATGAGAATATGATGAAGGATTATATGGCAAGTGGTGGTCAGGCTATTCTGGACGAGCGTACAGCAGCCTACAACGAGATGAAATAA